The genomic DNA GCCGACGTCGACGACATCAGGAAGGCGGTCGAGACGCCGATGAAGGCGAAGAAGGCAGTGACCAACGCGATCGATCCGAAGGGCGCGCTGAAGAACAGCCTGAAAGAAGCCGACAAGGACGTTCGCGAGAACCTCAAAGAGGTGGACCAGGTAGTCAAGGGCACGCCGGTGACAACGGCCGACAACGCCGATCCGACGACGCCCGGGAAACCCAAGGCGGTTGCGGCTGCCGAGAAGCCGACGTCATCGGCACCGAAGGTTCAGGCGGGCACCGCTTCGTGATCACGGATATCGACGATACCAGGCTGCCGCTGCTCGAACACCTGATCGAGCTGCGCCGCAGGCTCGTACGCAGCGCGGCGGTCATCCTGATTGCCTTTCTGCCGTGCTTCTACCTTGCGCCGGCGATCTTCAACTTCCTCGCCCTGCCGCTCTACGACGCTTATGGCCTGGCCCCGGTCGAGGCAGACGACGGGGAAGAGGGCTGGCTCGAACGCACGATGAACGACCTCTCGCTGTTGTTCACCGAGGACACACCCGAAACGACGGTCGGGACCGACGACAACGTCGCGACCGAGGGCACCACAATCGACCGCAGCGAGAATTCGGAGTTTCCTCCGAGGTTCATCTTCACCAGTCCCCAGGAAGCCTTCCTGACCTACGTAAAGGTCGGTTTCTTCGTGTCACTCTGCCTCTCGTTGCCGTTCCTGGCCTATCAGATCTGGTCGTTTGTCGCGCCAGGGCTCTACCGCAAGGAAAAGAAGGTCGTCCTGCCCTTCATGCTGGTGTTCCCGTTCCTGTTTCTTCTCGGCGCGGCGATGGTCTACTACGCCTTCTTCCCGGTCGCCCTGAAGTTCTTCCTCGGGTTCCAGCAGGGCGGTGGCCTCGGTGAGTTGCCGATCGTGATGGAGGTGCGGGTCAGCGAGTACTTCTCGCTCCTTCTCAAGCTCCTTTTCGCCTTCGGAGTCAGCTTCCAGTTGCCGCTCATGATGACACTTATGGCGCGGACCGGCATGGTCACGGCCGACGGTCTGCGTGAGAAGCGGAAGTACGCCATTGTGGCCGTCTTCGTGCTGGCGGCGATCATCACGCCACCCGATCCCTTCAGCCAGCTGGGTCTCGCTCTTCCGCTGATCGTGCTCTACGAGGTCTCTATATGGTGTGCCCGAATCACCGAAAGGAAGCGCGCTGAGGCGGCGGAGGAAGAGGAGGCTGTCGAGACGGCCGAGCCCGTGCAGGAAGCCGACGATCTCACCCGTTTCGAGGAAACTGACTTCAATCCCACCAGATAGTCGCTGCGATATGTGGACCGCTTCGGAGACCGGCCCTATACAGGCCGCCCTGAGAGCCGCCATGTGTCCACTTCGCAACGCAGCAGCGGAACCGATCGTGCCGCAGGAGAGGATTGATGCACGACATCGTTTGGATTCGCGAAAACCCCGACGCCTTCGATCAGGCTTGCGCAAAGCGAGGTCTCGAGGCGCTGTCGTCGCGCATCCTCGATTTCGATCGCTCCGTGCGCGCCGCCAGGACCTCGATGCAGGAGCTGCAGCATCGGCGCAACGAACTCTCCAGGCAGATCGGCCAGGCAAAGTCCAGGGGTGAAGACGCCGATGATGCGATCGCCGAAGTGGGGCGCATCAAGGACGAGATCGCCACGCTGGAAGAGACCGAACGGGTCGATGCGAAGATGCTCGAAGATGTGCTCGCCGGGATCCCCAACCTGGTCGACGATCAGGTACCGGAGGGTGCCGACGATGCCGGCAACGTCGAGATCCGGCGCTGGGGTGAGCCACCGCAGTTCGCCTTTGACGCGCGTGACCACGACGCGATCGGTACGGGTCTGGGCATGATGGACTTCGACAGGGCAGCCGACCTGTCGGGTGCCCGGTTCGTCCTGCTCACGGGTGCCCTGGCGCGGCTCGAGAAGGCGCTCGCGCTCTACATGCTCGATATCCACACTCAGGAGTTCGGCTACACCGAGGTCTCGTCACCACTTCTGGTTCGTCCCGAAGTCGCTTATGGCACAGGAAATCTGCCGAAGTTTGCCGAAGACCTGTTTCAGACTACCGACGGGCGCTATCTGATCCCGACTGCCGAGATGACGTTGACCAACATGGTCCGCGAACGCATCACCGACGAAGAGCGCTTGCCCATGCGGTTGACGGCCTTCACGCCGTGCTTCCGCTCCGAGGCGGGCGCCGCCGGGCGCGACACCAAAGGCATGATCCGTCAACACCAGTTCTGGAAGGTCGAGCTGGTTTCGATCACGACGCCCGAGCAATCCGAGGACGAACACGAGCGCATGACCCGTTGTGCCGAGACGATCCTTCAGCGCCTGGGACTGGCCTATCGCGTCATGGTGTTGGCGACCGGCGATATCGGTTTCTCGGCGCGGCGCACCTATGACCTGGAGGTCTGGCTCCCCGGACAGGGTGCCTATCGCGAGATTTCGAGCTGCTCGAACTGCGGTGACTTCCAGGCCCGAAGGATGCGGGCGCGTTATCGACCCAAGGGCGAAAAGAAGGCTCGCTTCGTGCACACGCTCAACGGCTCGGGTGTCGCCGTCGGGCGCGCCCTGATCGCCGTTCTGGAGAACTGTCAGCATGAGGATGGCTCGGTCACCGTTCCCGAGGTTCTGAGGCCCTTGATGAACGGTCTCGAACGCATCGAAGCGGTGGGCTGATCCGATGCGCATCCTGGTCACCAACGACGACGGTATCGATGCCAGCGGCCTTGCCTGCCTGGAAACCGTGGCGCGCGAGCTTTCCGACGATGTCGTTGTCGTGGCGCCTGCGACCGAGCAGAGCGCGAAGGGGCATGCGATCACGCTGCGCAATCCGTTGCGCCTGCGCTCCCTCTGCGACGACCGCTACAGCGTCGACGGCACACCGGCCGACTGCGTGATGATGGGCGTACGCCATGTCATGGTCGAGACGGGGGCCGATCTCGTGCTCTCGGGTGTCAACAGGGGCGGCAACATGGCCGATGACGTGACCTATTCGGGCACGATTGCCGCAGCCATGGAGGGCACGCTCCTGGGCGTGCCGTCGATCGCGCTGAGTCTGGAGTATCGCCGCGACGAGCCGATGCACTGGGACACGCCGCGCTTGCACGGCGCCGATATCGTACAGCGCCTGCTTGATGCCGGCTGGCCCAGGGGCGTTCTGATGAACGTCAACTTCCCGCCGGTCCCGCCGGGCGATGTGGAGGGGGTCTCGGTTGTCCGTCAGGGCGAGCACAACTTCGCCGACCTGAGGCCGGAACGAAGGACGGACCCGTTCGGCTGCGACTACTTCTGGACCAGTGGCTGGGGTATGGACGCGGGCCACATGGCCGACGGCACCGATCTCGACGCCGTCCTCAAGGGCCGCATCGCAGTGACACCGATCGCGCTCGATATGACCCATGATCGGACGCTCAAGAGGCTCGCTGACCGATTCCGATGACGGCAAACCCGGGCCTGATCCGGCTCCTGATGGAGCTGCGCGGCCAGGGCGTCACTGACATGGCGGTCCTGAACGTGCTGGAGGCCGTGCCGCGCAATGTCTTCGTGGGCGACGACCTGGCCGAGCGCGCCTGGGACAACACCGCACTGCCGATCGGCTGCAACCAGACCATCAGCCAGCCGGTCGTGGTCGGTCTGATGACGCAGAAGCTCGCCCTTGGCGAACGCATGCGGGTGCTCGAGGTGGGCACGGGGTCTGGTTATCAGGCCGCGATCCTCGCGCGGCTGGCACGCCGGGTCTACACGATCGAACGGCACGCCGACCTCCTGAAACAGGCGCAGGCACGCTTCGATCTCTTGAAGCTCTCCAACATCACGACGATGCTGGGGGACGGTTCGAAAGGATGGTCTCGGCAGGCACCTTTCGACAGGATCGTCGTGACGGCTGCGGCGAGCGCGATGCCCGAGGCCCTGATCGAGCAACTCGTTCCGGGCGGCATCATGGTCGTTCCCGTCGGTGCGGATACGTGGGAACAGAAGCTCTATTGCGTACGGCGGGTGGATGACGGCTACGAGAGTAACGCCTTTCTGGATGTCAGGTTTGTGCCGCTGGTCGATGGCGGCGCGCCTTAGCGTCCTGGTTGTACTGGCTGGCCTGCCGGTTGCCTGCAGCCAGTCGCCGGCGCCGGTCATCTTCGGTCGCGAGATCGAGACGGCGGGCAGGATTCCGCCCCTGCCTCCCGACCCTCCGGTGGCCAGGCCGGTGCGCAGGATTCCGCCCCTGCCTCCGCCAAAGCCGGAGTCGTCTTCCGATAATCTCGTGTTCGTCGGCGACGAACCCGGTGCCACGAGCGATCTGATCACACGCATCGAACAGATCCTGCTCGCCGAAGAGAGCGCTCCGGAACCGCAGCCGGCTGTGACGCAAACCGTGCCGACGGCCCAGGGTGATGTTCTGATGGTCACGGTCGAATCCGGCGACACGCTCTACGGCCTCGCGCGTCGGCTCGAGGTCTCGCCGCGCGATCTGATCGAGGCCAACGATCTTGAAGCGCCGTACGACATCTATGCCGGCCAGCGGTTGCGCGTTCCGGACGGTAATGTCGTCGTCGCATCGGTTGATCCCGAACCCGCAGAGCCCGAGCCGACGACGGTCATCGAGACAGTGAAACCCGTCACCGCGGCGATTGCAGAGCCGGTTCCTGACGGCGAGCTGCGCTTCACGTGGCCGGTCGACGGCGTGCTGCTCTCGTCCTATGGCGCGAAATCGGACGGTCTCCACAACGACGGTATCAACATTGCAGCGCCCGCCGGCACGCCGGTCCATGCCGCAGAGGATGGGGTCGTCGCCTATGCCGGTGACGAAATCAGGGGCTATGGCAACATGGTGCTGATCCGTCACGCGGATGGCTGGGTCACGGCCTATGCCCACAACGCCCAGAACCTCGTCAGCCGGGGCCAGACCGTGCTGCGGGGCGATGTGATCGCGAGCGTCGGCGCTTCGGGTGGCCTCAGCCAGCCGCAGAGCCACTTCGAACTGCGCCAGGGCACCGAGGCGGTCGATCCGATTCCGTATCTCAACTGAGTGCCCGCATTCTTCGACCTCTCTTCCCGTCATCGCCCGGCTCGACCGGGCGATCCATGTCGGAGCGCTTCGGCCGGTCCATCGGGAGAGGCCGGATTGCCGACATGGATGGTCCCATCAGGTCGGGCCATGACGCAAAAGGCTAGGGGGGAATGTGCTACCCCAATCGCTGGCCAAGCCGGCCGGCGAGGTCCTGGATGAACTGCCAGGCCACGCGGCCCGATCGGGCGCCGCGGGTGGTCTGCCATTCGATCGCCTGGGCGCGCAGGTCCTCGGGGTCGATGCTGAGTCCGAAATGGTTGACGTAACCGTCGACGATGGCGAGGTAGGTTGGCTGGTCGCAGCCGTGAAAGCCGAGCCAGAGCCCGAACCGGTCGCTCAGCGAGACCCTTTCCTCCACGACCTCGGCCGGGTTGATCGCGGTTGAGCGCTCGTTTTCCATCATGTCGCGCGGCATCAGGTGCCGACGGTTCGACGTGGCATAGAACATGACGTTGTCGGGCCGGCCTTCGATGCCGCCTTCCAGCACGGCCTTGAGCGACTTGAAGGTCGCGTCGTCGGTCTCGAAGGACAGATCGTCGCACAACAGCACGCAGCGCCGACCGCTGCGGCGCAGGCGGCCAAGCAGGCGGGGCAGGGTGGCGATGTCCTCGCGGTGGATCTCGATCAGCGCGAGCGCGCCCGGCGTCCTGGTGTTGACGTGGGCATGGACGGCCTTCACGAGGCTTGATTTCCCCATGCCGCGCGCACCCCAGAGCAGGGCGTTGTTGGCCGGCAGCCCCCGTGCGAAGCGTGTGGTGTTGCCACTGAGAATGTCCTTGACCAGATCGACGCCCATCAGGAGGTCGAGCGGGATGTGCTGCACCTCGGAGACGGCCTGGAGCGTTCCGGTTTCGGCATGCCAGACGAAGGCATCGGCCTCGTCCAGCGGATCGTCGGGCACTTCGGGCGGCGCAAGGCGCTCCAGCGCCGCGGCAATGCGCTCAAGCAGAGCGGTCTGGTCTTGAATGTCCATGGCGGTGGACCCTAATTCATCCCGGAACCAGAGGGAATTGGTGGTTCTGACGCCTCTTGCATCGGGGCTTTGGGCGGCTATAGTCCGCCACCCTCCGCAAAAGGCTGGAGACAAATATGCTGATTTCCGAGGCATACGCACAGGACGCCGGTGCCGCCGCGTCGGGCTTCGACCCTGTATTTGTGATCATGATGATCGGCATGTTCGCCGTGTTCTGGTTCCTGGTGATCCGGCCGCAGTCGAAGCGCGCCAAGGAGCATCAGGCCATGCTCAAGGCGATCAAGCGTGGCGATCAGGTGATCACCAACGGCGGCATCATGGGCCGCGTGGCGCGCATCGAGGGTGACGGCGTGCTTCTGGTCGAGATTGCGCCGAACGTGAAGGTGAAGTGCCGTCACGCCATGATCTCCGAGTTGGTGACCAAGCCCGAGCCGCGCGCCGCCAACGACCAGGCCGACGACGAAAAGAAGGACGGCTGATCCCGTCCCATGCTGCAGTTTCCCCCCTGGAAAATCTGGACGGTGGTGATCGTCTGCGCGTTGGGTTTGGCCTTTGCCCTGCCCAACGTTCTGCCGCGCGAGACCGCCGAGAGCCTGCCGACCTGGCTGCCGCACAAGCAGATCAGCCTGGGCCTTGATCTCTCGGGCGGTGCGCATCTGGTCGTTCAGGTCGATGCCGAGGCGTATGTCGAGGATCGAATCAACACGGTCGAGATCGAGATACGTCAGGCTCTGCGCGACGAGCGCATCGGGGCGCGCCGTATCGGTGTCGAAGGCGTGCCGGCTGAAATCTCGGGCGGAGAGTTCGTCGCCGGCGACGACGCGGGACCGGTTCTGACCTTCCAGCTTCGCCGCCTGGAGGACATCGAGGCGGCGCGCGAAGAGCTCTTCGAACTTATCGAGGATTTCAACATCGTCATCAATGACGAGGGCGGGATTCGCGCCACCATGACAGGGCAGGGGCTGACCCAGGGACTGAGCGACGCCGTCGAGCGGACGCTCGAGGTGCTCGGCGGTCGTATCGACCCCAACGGCGTTCTGGAGCCGATCATCGTGCGTCAGGGGGCGGACCGGATTCTGATCCAGGTTCCCGGCATCGAGGACACCCAGGACCTTCGCACCCGGCTCGGGCAGACCGCCAGGCTGACGTTCCATCTGGTCGACAGCGAAGCCAACCTCGCAGCGGCGCTCGAAGGCAATGTGTCGATCGGATCGATGCTGGTGCCGACCTACCTGAACGAGCCGCCCGGGCACTATGTCGTCGAGGAATCCTGGGTCGTCAGCGGTGACAGCCTGACCGATGCCGCTGCCACGTTCCAGCAGGGGCGGCCGGTGGTGGCGTTCAGCTTCGACGGCGTCGGCGCAGCCCGCTTCTGCGACACGACGATGCAGAATGTCGGGCGACCTCTGGCCGTCCTGCTCGACGGCGAGGTGATCAGCGCACCGCGAATCAACAGTGCGATCTGCGGCGGCAACGGCATCATCGAGGGTGCTTTCACGGCGACGGAAACCCAGGAACTGGCTTTGCTCCTGCGCGCCGGTGCGCTGCCCGTGCCCTTGACGGTCGTCGAAGAGCGCACGGTCGGCCCGACGCTCGGTGCCGACTCGATCGAGGCGGGCAAGATCGCGGCCTCGATCGGCTTCGTCGCCGTGATCGTCTTCATGGTGATCTGCTACGGCCGTTTCGGCATCTTCGCGAACATCGCGCTCTTCACTAATCTGGTGCTGATCATGGGGGCGCTCTCGCTTCTGCAGGCCACGCTCACCCTGCCGGGCATCGCCGGCATCGTGCTGACGGTCGGCATGGCGGTTGACGCCAACGTGCTGATCTTCGAGCGCATCCGCGAGGAGGTCGGCCACGGCCGGACTCCGCTCAATGCGGTCGAGGCCGGCTTCAGGCGTGCGATGACGACCATTCTGGACGCCAACATCACGACGGCCGTGGCGGCCACACTGCTCTTCTTCCTGGGCTCGGGTCCCGTGAAAGGCTTCGGTGCGACGCTGGCGATCGGCATCGTCACCTCGATGTTCACCGCGATCATGCTGACCCGCATGCTCTCGTACCTCTGGCTGCGCCGGGCGCGGCCGCAGACCCTGCCGATCTGAGGCCGTCGCCATGAAGCTGCTTCGCCTCGTTCCGCCGGGCCTTCGCATCCCGTTCATGCGTTACCACAGGATTGCGGTCGCGCTGTCGACGGTTCTCTTCATGGCCTCCGCAGTCCTGCTGGTCTCGGTCGGCCTCAACTTCGGCATCGACTTCAAGGGTGGCACGCTGATCGAGATCGAGACCCCCGAAGCACCCGATCTCGCAGACCTGCGCGATGAACTCAATGCCCTCGGGGTTGGCGATATCTCGCTCCAGGAATTCGGTGCTTCCAACGATATCCTGATCCGCCTGCCGCTGCTCGATGGCGGTGAAGAAGTCCAGCAGGTGGCGGTGCATGCCATCCAGGACGCGCTTGCCGTGTTGTTTCCGGAGATCGAGTACCGCAGGATCGAGTTTGTCGGACCACAGGTGTCGGGCGAGCTGATCCGGAACGGCACCCAGGCCGTCCTCGTCGCGATCGTTCTGATGATGCTCTACATCTGGTTCCGCTTCGAATGGCAGTTCGGAATCGGCGCCGTGCTGGCGCTTGTCCATGACGTCGGCCTGACGATTGGCATGTTCGTCCTGTTTCAGATCGACTTCGACCTGCCCGTGGTGGCCGCGCTGCTGACGATCGTCGGTTACTCGATGAACGACACGGTCGTCGTCTACGACCGGATTCGCGAGAACCTGCGCAAGTACAAGCAGGAGACCATGCTGGAGCTCGCCGATCGGTCGCTCTCGGACACCCTGGCGCGAACGATCATGACCAGCGTGACGACCCTGCTGGCGCTCGGCGCGCTCTACATCTTTGGCGGCGAGGTGATCGCGCCGTTTGTCCTGGCCATGATCTGGGGTGTGCTGGTCGGCACCTATTCGTCGTTGTTTGTCGCCGCACCCCTGCTGCTCTATGTCAAGCCCGTCCGCAACGTCGACGACGACGAAGAGGACGCATGAGCGAGGGGCTGAGCCCCGGCCGCAAGACGATCTCAGCCTATGGCGACGGCGGGTTTCGCATCGCCGACCGGCGCTACGAAGGTTCCGTCATCGTCTTCCCCGACCGGGTGATCCCTTGGTCCGTCACACACAAGGCCGACGTCACGCCCGGGAGTTTCGCTGACGTCATTGCCGGGGCGCAGTCCCTCGACATTCTGCTTCTGGGCTGTGCCGGCGAACCGCCTTTGATCGCGCAGCCGATCCGCGAGGCGCTCAAGGCGCATGGCATCGTGATCGACGCCATGGATACCGGTGCTGCCTGCCGCACGTACAATGTGCTGCTGGGCGAGGGCCGGGCCGTCGCCGCCGCACTCATTGCCACCTGAATCGGAAGGGCGGAGGTTTCCCTCCGCCCCTTCGGTCATCTTTGGACGCCAGTCTAGAGGTACCAGGGGTTCTGCGCCGAGACCATGCAGAAGAGCATGGGGATCGACAGCATCGTGTTGGTTCGCGAGAAGAGCATGGCCGTCCGGGCCGATCTCTTCTTCGTGTCCGCATCCGCATCGACAATGCCAAGCGCACGCTTCTGGTTTGGCCAGATGACGAACCAGACGTTGAAAAACATGATCGTGCCGAGCCACATGCCGATACCGATCGCCGTGCTGCCGCCCCCGTCGGGGAAGCCGAGCGCGATGGCCTCGATCAGGTAGCCGTTGATGCCGGCGAGGATGATGCCGGTGACGATCGTCGCCATCGCCCCCCAGCGGAACCAGAACAGCGCGGAAGGCGCGATCACCTTGCCGATTGCGGGTTTCTGGTCATCCGGAATCTTCGCCATGTTCGGAATCTGCACGAAGTTGAAATACCAGAGCAGACCGATCCACATGACGCCCGACATGACGTGGAGCCAGCGGAAGAGGAAACTGAGTTCGAGTTCGTCCATGATGTCTCTCCTTGCAGGCCGATCAGAGCGACATCAGGATGATGGCGACAATGACCGTCAGGACACAGCCTGCGGTCACAGTGCATGGGAGTGATTCGAGAATTTTTGCCATTGGCTTTCCACCACCTGTGAATTCGAGTGACGTTTCGCTCCCGGAATGCCCGCGACGGACCGGTCCGGAGACGACGCGGGATGCGCGCGAACTGAAACAGGGCACCCATCCCCCATGGCCGACAATCTGTGCGAAACCTTCTCGAAAGTCCAGTTATGACGGCGGTCGGCTGGTTTTTTCTCCAATGGCCAAGGCCTTGTACCGGTGACGGAAACGACCGGGCGACTCTCGGCAATTGGCTCCCTCGTGCGCGCGAGCGATCCTGACCGTTTTTTCTGCACCCTGTTCGCGGTGCCGTCCCGTCGCGAAGCCTTGTTTGCGCTCTACGCCTTCAATCACGAGCTTGCCCGTGTCCGCGAGGTCGTCTCCGAACCGATGCTGGGCGAGATTCGCCTGCAGTGGTGGCGCGAGGCGCTTGACGGCATCGCCGCCGGGACACCCCGCCGCCACGATGTCGTCGAGGCCCTGGCCGCGAACTGGGAGTCCTGCGATCGCGCGCTTCTCGACGCCATGATCGATGGAAGGCGGGCCGATCTCGCCGCCTCGCCGCCCCTGACACTCGATGCGCTCGGCGACTATGGCGCGGCGACCGCCGGAAACCTCCTGCGGCAGGCCGCCGGGGTGCTCGGGATGACCCATGCCGGGCCGGACGGAAGCTGTGGCGATGCTGGCCGCGCCATGGCGCTGAGCGGCGTGCTGCGCTCGACCGGCGCTCTGGCGCAGCAGGGCCGGACCATGCTCCCGGCGGAACTTCTGGAGCCTGTCCGGCTGGAGCCCCGCGACATTCTGCGCGAGGAACACCGCGACCGGATTTCCGGGGTGGTGAAGGCGGTCTGCGTTCGTGCGGAGCAGCATCTGCGTGCCGCGCGGCAGGCGCGGCGCGAGGTTCCCGAAGAGGCCGTGCCGGCCTTCCTGCCGCTGGCCTTCGCCGCGCACGATCTCGCCACGCTGAAGCGCAACGGCTACAACCCGTTCGATCCGGCCTTTCTCAACCGGAGCGTCGGCCGGCAGCTTTCCGTTCTCTGGCGCAGCTTGATGGGGCGATTCTGAGCATGTCCCGATCCGATCCGGCAATCGAGAGCGCGAAGGCCTGGTGCGCCGATTTTGTCGCCGCGCGTCCGAGCAACGTGACGCGCCTCGCCGCCCTGCTGCCACGGGCCAGGCGACAGCTTTTCTTCCCGGCCTATTGCGCCATGCGTGTGATCGACGACGAGGTCGACGACGGGTTTCTGGGACAGGATGCCGCCGCCCGCGACGCGGCACGCCCGGCGATGCGCGAGCATGTCGAGATCTGGCGCTCCCACGCCACGGCCGCGACAGGGGGGCGCTACATCGCAGGCTCCGCGACGGGTGACGACGACATCGTTTTCACCGCGATGAACGCCACACTGGGGCAGGGCGCGATGGGGCCGGAGTCCTTCCACGGGCTGGCCGATGCCATGCAGCGCGACGTCTCCGAACAGCCGCTCGCGACCTGGCAGGACTTCCTGGACTACACCGAGGGTGCCGCTGTCGCGCCGGCTGCCGTGTTTGTCTACATCCTCGCCTGTCGCATGGAGCGTGACGGCAGTTCGACGCTTGCCCTGACCCGGCCTGCCGCCGATTACGCCCGTCATCTCGCCATCTTCAGCTATCTGGTTCACATCCTGCGGGACCTCAGGCTCGATGCCGACCGCGCACCCCAGCACCTGACGTTGCCGGATGACCTTCTCGATCAATCCGGCCTCTCCAGGGCCACG from Rhodospirillales bacterium includes the following:
- the tatB gene encoding twin-arginine translocase subunit TatB yields the protein MLDLGWSELAIVGGIILIVVGPKDLPKVLRTFGIWMGKARKMAREFQKALDDYAREADVDDIRKAVETPMKAKKAVTNAIDPKGALKNSLKEADKDVRENLKEVDQVVKGTPVTTADNADPTTPGKPKAVAAAEKPTSSAPKVQAGTAS
- the tatC gene encoding twin-arginine translocase subunit TatC, with protein sequence MITDIDDTRLPLLEHLIELRRRLVRSAAVILIAFLPCFYLAPAIFNFLALPLYDAYGLAPVEADDGEEGWLERTMNDLSLLFTEDTPETTVGTDDNVATEGTTIDRSENSEFPPRFIFTSPQEAFLTYVKVGFFVSLCLSLPFLAYQIWSFVAPGLYRKEKKVVLPFMLVFPFLFLLGAAMVYYAFFPVALKFFLGFQQGGGLGELPIVMEVRVSEYFSLLLKLLFAFGVSFQLPLMMTLMARTGMVTADGLREKRKYAIVAVFVLAAIITPPDPFSQLGLALPLIVLYEVSIWCARITERKRAEAAEEEEAVETAEPVQEADDLTRFEETDFNPTR
- the serS gene encoding serine--tRNA ligase, giving the protein MHDIVWIRENPDAFDQACAKRGLEALSSRILDFDRSVRAARTSMQELQHRRNELSRQIGQAKSRGEDADDAIAEVGRIKDEIATLEETERVDAKMLEDVLAGIPNLVDDQVPEGADDAGNVEIRRWGEPPQFAFDARDHDAIGTGLGMMDFDRAADLSGARFVLLTGALARLEKALALYMLDIHTQEFGYTEVSSPLLVRPEVAYGTGNLPKFAEDLFQTTDGRYLIPTAEMTLTNMVRERITDEERLPMRLTAFTPCFRSEAGAAGRDTKGMIRQHQFWKVELVSITTPEQSEDEHERMTRCAETILQRLGLAYRVMVLATGDIGFSARRTYDLEVWLPGQGAYREISSCSNCGDFQARRMRARYRPKGEKKARFVHTLNGSGVAVGRALIAVLENCQHEDGSVTVPEVLRPLMNGLERIEAVG
- the surE gene encoding 5'/3'-nucleotidase SurE, translated to MRILVTNDDGIDASGLACLETVARELSDDVVVVAPATEQSAKGHAITLRNPLRLRSLCDDRYSVDGTPADCVMMGVRHVMVETGADLVLSGVNRGGNMADDVTYSGTIAAAMEGTLLGVPSIALSLEYRRDEPMHWDTPRLHGADIVQRLLDAGWPRGVLMNVNFPPVPPGDVEGVSVVRQGEHNFADLRPERRTDPFGCDYFWTSGWGMDAGHMADGTDLDAVLKGRIAVTPIALDMTHDRTLKRLADRFR
- a CDS encoding protein-L-isoaspartate(D-aspartate) O-methyltransferase; translation: MTANPGLIRLLMELRGQGVTDMAVLNVLEAVPRNVFVGDDLAERAWDNTALPIGCNQTISQPVVVGLMTQKLALGERMRVLEVGTGSGYQAAILARLARRVYTIERHADLLKQAQARFDLLKLSNITTMLGDGSKGWSRQAPFDRIVVTAAASAMPEALIEQLVPGGIMVVPVGADTWEQKLYCVRRVDDGYESNAFLDVRFVPLVDGGAP
- a CDS encoding M23 family metallopeptidase; translation: MIEANDLEAPYDIYAGQRLRVPDGNVVVASVDPEPAEPEPTTVIETVKPVTAAIAEPVPDGELRFTWPVDGVLLSSYGAKSDGLHNDGINIAAPAGTPVHAAEDGVVAYAGDEIRGYGNMVLIRHADGWVTAYAHNAQNLVSRGQTVLRGDVIASVGASGGLSQPQSHFELRQGTEAVDPIPYLN
- a CDS encoding ATP-binding protein, which encodes MDIQDQTALLERIAAALERLAPPEVPDDPLDEADAFVWHAETGTLQAVSEVQHIPLDLLMGVDLVKDILSGNTTRFARGLPANNALLWGARGMGKSSLVKAVHAHVNTRTPGALALIEIHREDIATLPRLLGRLRRSGRRCVLLCDDLSFETDDATFKSLKAVLEGGIEGRPDNVMFYATSNRRHLMPRDMMENERSTAINPAEVVEERVSLSDRFGLWLGFHGCDQPTYLAIVDGYVNHFGLSIDPEDLRAQAIEWQTTRGARSGRVAWQFIQDLAGRLGQRLG
- the yajC gene encoding preprotein translocase subunit YajC, whose protein sequence is MLISEAYAQDAGAAASGFDPVFVIMMIGMFAVFWFLVIRPQSKRAKEHQAMLKAIKRGDQVITNGGIMGRVARIEGDGVLLVEIAPNVKVKCRHAMISELVTKPEPRAANDQADDEKKDG
- the secD gene encoding protein translocase subunit SecD, which encodes MLQFPPWKIWTVVIVCALGLAFALPNVLPRETAESLPTWLPHKQISLGLDLSGGAHLVVQVDAEAYVEDRINTVEIEIRQALRDERIGARRIGVEGVPAEISGGEFVAGDDAGPVLTFQLRRLEDIEAAREELFELIEDFNIVINDEGGIRATMTGQGLTQGLSDAVERTLEVLGGRIDPNGVLEPIIVRQGADRILIQVPGIEDTQDLRTRLGQTARLTFHLVDSEANLAAALEGNVSIGSMLVPTYLNEPPGHYVVEESWVVSGDSLTDAAATFQQGRPVVAFSFDGVGAARFCDTTMQNVGRPLAVLLDGEVISAPRINSAICGGNGIIEGAFTATETQELALLLRAGALPVPLTVVEERTVGPTLGADSIEAGKIAASIGFVAVIVFMVICYGRFGIFANIALFTNLVLIMGALSLLQATLTLPGIAGIVLTVGMAVDANVLIFERIREEVGHGRTPLNAVEAGFRRAMTTILDANITTAVAATLLFFLGSGPVKGFGATLAIGIVTSMFTAIMLTRMLSYLWLRRARPQTLPI
- the secF gene encoding protein translocase subunit SecF, whose amino-acid sequence is MKLLRLVPPGLRIPFMRYHRIAVALSTVLFMASAVLLVSVGLNFGIDFKGGTLIEIETPEAPDLADLRDELNALGVGDISLQEFGASNDILIRLPLLDGGEEVQQVAVHAIQDALAVLFPEIEYRRIEFVGPQVSGELIRNGTQAVLVAIVLMMLYIWFRFEWQFGIGAVLALVHDVGLTIGMFVLFQIDFDLPVVAALLTIVGYSMNDTVVVYDRIRENLRKYKQETMLELADRSLSDTLARTIMTSVTTLLALGALYIFGGEVIAPFVLAMIWGVLVGTYSSLFVAAPLLLYVKPVRNVDDDEEDA
- a CDS encoding Mth938-like domain-containing protein; protein product: MSEGLSPGRKTISAYGDGGFRIADRRYEGSVIVFPDRVIPWSVTHKADVTPGSFADVIAGAQSLDILLLGCAGEPPLIAQPIREALKAHGIVIDAMDTGAACRTYNVLLGEGRAVAAALIAT
- a CDS encoding urate hydroxylase PuuD, whose protein sequence is MDELELSFLFRWLHVMSGVMWIGLLWYFNFVQIPNMAKIPDDQKPAIGKVIAPSALFWFRWGAMATIVTGIILAGINGYLIEAIALGFPDGGGSTAIGIGMWLGTIMFFNVWFVIWPNQKRALGIVDADADTKKRSARTAMLFSRTNTMLSIPMLFCMVSAQNPWYL